One window of Priestia filamentosa genomic DNA carries:
- a CDS encoding MarR family winged helix-turn-helix transcriptional regulator, giving the protein MQRKCTNLPFLVLMQTSKAVHERMKEEMSKNKLNIMEFSVLEVLYQKGKQTIRQIGDYILVSSSSMTYVIDKLEQKGLLSRNTCQEDRRVIHVSLTHDGNELMKEIMLKHYKIVNDMFDSLNPDEAKTLVHLLEKVKDKV; this is encoded by the coding sequence ATGCAGCGGAAATGCACGAATTTGCCCTTTTTGGTATTAATGCAAACATCTAAAGCAGTTCATGAGAGAATGAAGGAAGAGATGTCGAAAAATAAGCTAAATATAATGGAGTTCTCTGTTTTAGAGGTGCTTTACCAAAAAGGGAAACAAACGATTCGCCAAATTGGGGATTATATATTAGTTTCAAGTAGTTCGATGACCTATGTTATAGATAAACTAGAACAAAAAGGTTTATTAAGTCGAAACACTTGTCAAGAGGATCGTCGTGTAATCCATGTTTCATTAACACATGATGGAAATGAATTAATGAAAGAAATCATGCTGAAACATTATAAGATAGTTAATGATATGTTTGATTCATTAAATCCTGACGAGGCAAAAACGCTTGTCCATCTTTTGGAAAAAGTAAAAGATAAAGTTTAG
- a CDS encoding helix-turn-helix domain-containing protein, with the protein MDLGERLQNLRESKNMSREDLAKKMNVSRETVYKWENSECYPNSQNLLKLSEIYETTVVKLIKVNFLTSQMEETIDKREETILNILFYIGMAIIFFGFFLDLLFGLSIFFVVLNILGTLIVCFPKKSKKHIFHIIIDFKKSFTSQ; encoded by the coding sequence TTGGATTTAGGTGAGCGATTACAGAATTTAAGAGAGTCAAAAAATATGTCTCGAGAGGATCTCGCTAAAAAAATGAATGTATCTAGAGAAACCGTTTATAAATGGGAAAATAGCGAATGTTATCCTAATAGTCAAAACCTTTTAAAGTTAAGTGAGATATATGAAACAACAGTTGTTAAACTAATTAAGGTTAATTTCTTAACCTCGCAAATGGAGGAAACGATTGATAAAAGAGAAGAAACTATTTTGAATATTTTGTTTTATATAGGAATGGCAATCATATTTTTTGGTTTTTTCCTTGATTTACTCTTTGGTTTATCCATCTTTTTTGTAGTTTTAAATATTTTAGGAACTTTAATTGTCTGTTTTCCAAAAAAATCGAAGAAGCATATATTTCACATAATTATAGACTTCAAAAAAAGCTTTACTTCACAATAA
- a CDS encoding aldo/keto reductase, with the protein MRYIEIGGMDRGCSQLILGTSSFSPDCRALSFKMLDAFVGQGGNTIDTAYLYGQGYAELTLGMWLEERQNRKDIIIISKGGHHFVNENGLHDGRKKRVNPKDITHDLMISLERLKTDYIDLYLLHRDDPSVPVEILMDMLQYFKNRGYIKAFGVSNWSTERIEEANKYADEKGYNRLLVNSPSFSLARVNEPRWPGTVYVDETDLKWHKKRNFPLFSWASQASGFFTGRFSPEDKSNKDIVRVYYNDTNWERLRRANELAKQKGPKYNANHIALAFVLNQSFPSCAVIGSQNIEELNSSIQALDIQLTSEEIQWINGEDSNMVANSYKLI; encoded by the coding sequence ATGAGATATATAGAAATCGGAGGAATGGATCGTGGGTGCTCACAACTTATTTTAGGGACTTCGAGCTTCTCACCGGACTGTAGAGCTCTTTCGTTTAAGATGTTAGACGCATTTGTAGGACAAGGAGGAAACACGATAGATACAGCATATCTTTATGGCCAAGGTTATGCTGAGCTTACGTTAGGTATGTGGCTAGAAGAAAGACAGAACCGTAAAGATATAATTATTATTAGCAAAGGGGGTCATCATTTTGTAAATGAAAATGGCCTTCATGATGGACGGAAAAAAAGAGTCAATCCTAAAGATATTACGCATGATTTAATGATAAGTCTTGAGAGACTTAAAACGGATTATATAGATCTGTACTTGCTTCATCGTGATGATCCATCCGTACCAGTGGAGATCCTTATGGATATGCTACAATATTTTAAAAATAGGGGTTATATAAAAGCATTTGGGGTATCCAATTGGTCAACGGAACGTATCGAAGAAGCGAATAAATATGCTGATGAAAAAGGGTATAATCGTTTGCTTGTAAATAGCCCATCGTTCAGTTTAGCCCGAGTCAACGAACCCCGTTGGCCAGGAACTGTATATGTGGACGAGACTGATCTTAAATGGCATAAAAAAAGGAACTTCCCACTTTTTTCATGGGCTTCCCAGGCAAGCGGGTTTTTTACAGGACGCTTTTCACCTGAGGACAAATCAAACAAAGATATTGTTCGAGTCTACTACAATGACACTAACTGGGAACGTTTACGAAGAGCCAACGAGTTAGCTAAACAAAAAGGACCTAAATATAATGCCAATCATATTGCTTTGGCATTTGTACTAAATCAGTCGTTTCCTTCTTGTGCGGTGATAGGATCACAAAACATAGAGGAGTTAAATTCGAGTATCCAAGCTCTAGATATTCAATTGACTTCAGAGGAAATACAGTGGATTAATGGTGAAGATTCAAACATGGTTGCAAATTCATATAAGCTAATTTGA
- a CDS encoding MFS transporter, with product MYIKTALSMYTSYLLLGMVNIILISNMTSLTGQWSTDSAGISYIISAIGIGKLLTYALSGRLSDKFGRKPLVIFGAFGLAVFLAGIPLAPSYQIAFALALLAGCANSALDAGAYPGLVEIFPKSAGSASVMVKAFMAVGTGLLPLMISFIASKGMFYGYAFFIPAAIYFLNMLFLITVPFPNHRTVQTSERDQSNGSTKFLSEPNFKKEGLALVVIGFTSTGLFTVAQIWLPSFGQQVLGMTEVQSIKLLSYYSVGMFVSVLSLAVLLKKFLRPVTVLVIYPIITFTSIVAILTIRSPEIVSVASFFVGFSTAGIFQLSIATINELFWKKKGTATGILATAGGLASVVMPLVTGFMSKSGNIKFIFIFDAFLSIIGLVCALFVFYRYRKLVDGHREIAFNKSDEKIMDKMS from the coding sequence ATGTATATAAAGACAGCACTAAGCATGTATACAAGTTATCTTTTACTAGGTATGGTGAATATCATACTGATTTCAAATATGACTTCGTTAACGGGTCAGTGGAGTACGGACAGCGCTGGGATTAGTTATATTATTTCTGCAATTGGAATTGGAAAGCTGCTTACTTATGCGTTATCAGGGCGTCTATCAGACAAGTTTGGAAGAAAGCCATTAGTTATTTTTGGAGCTTTTGGATTAGCCGTTTTTCTGGCAGGCATTCCGTTGGCTCCAAGCTATCAAATTGCATTTGCTCTTGCACTGTTGGCTGGATGCGCCAATTCAGCACTTGATGCAGGCGCGTATCCAGGTTTAGTTGAGATTTTTCCAAAGTCAGCTGGATCTGCCAGTGTAATGGTCAAAGCTTTTATGGCAGTGGGCACAGGACTTTTGCCATTAATGATTTCGTTTATTGCAAGTAAGGGAATGTTTTACGGCTATGCTTTTTTTATACCTGCTGCTATTTACTTTCTAAATATGTTGTTTTTGATTACGGTTCCTTTTCCAAATCATCGTACAGTGCAAACTTCCGAGAGGGACCAGTCTAATGGAAGCACCAAGTTTCTCTCTGAACCAAATTTTAAGAAAGAGGGGCTTGCCCTTGTGGTTATTGGCTTCACTTCTACCGGACTATTTACTGTGGCTCAAATTTGGCTGCCTTCTTTTGGTCAGCAAGTATTAGGGATGACAGAAGTTCAATCCATTAAATTACTCAGCTATTATAGTGTCGGGATGTTCGTATCTGTTTTATCACTAGCTGTATTACTGAAAAAATTCCTGCGTCCTGTCACAGTCCTTGTGATTTATCCCATCATTACATTTACTTCAATTGTAGCTATTTTAACCATTAGGTCGCCTGAAATCGTATCGGTAGCCTCCTTTTTTGTCGGGTTTTCAACTGCTGGTATTTTCCAATTGTCAATTGCAACGATTAATGAACTATTCTGGAAAAAGAAAGGAACTGCGACAGGAATTCTTGCTACAGCAGGGGGACTTGCCTCTGTCGTTATGCCACTTGTGACAGGGTTTATGTCGAAAAGTGGTAATATTAAATTCATTTTTATTTTTGATGCATTTTTGTCAATCATTGGTTTAGTGTGTGCGTTATTTGTTTTTTACCGTTATAGAAAGTTAGTTGATGGACATAGGGAAATAGCATTCAACAAGAGTGATGAAAAAATAATGGATAAAATGTCTTAA
- the aroQ gene encoding type II 3-dehydroquinate dehydratase, producing the protein MKKILMLHGINHDMFGKRDPVQYGTITLDQINEQLNELANELDVEIECFQTNHEGEMCERIHQAFLENKDAIIINAGAWTHYSYGLRDALAILTAPIIEIHMSNIHAREEFRHHSVFAEIAKGQICGFGVESYLLGLRAAVAAIK; encoded by the coding sequence ATGAAAAAAATTCTGATGTTACATGGAATCAATCATGATATGTTTGGAAAAAGGGACCCTGTTCAATATGGTACAATCACCCTTGATCAGATCAACGAGCAACTAAATGAACTAGCGAATGAGTTAGATGTTGAAATAGAATGTTTTCAGACTAATCATGAAGGAGAGATGTGCGAAAGAATTCATCAAGCCTTTCTAGAGAATAAGGATGCCATTATCATCAATGCCGGTGCATGGACTCATTATAGTTATGGGCTGCGTGATGCGCTTGCCATTCTTACTGCACCAATTATTGAGATTCATATGTCTAATATTCACGCAAGAGAAGAGTTTCGGCATCATTCGGTTTTTGCTGAAATTGCAAAAGGACAAATTTGCGGTTTTGGGGTGGAAAGCTATCTTCTTGGTTTAAGGGCAGCTGTAGCGGCGATAAAGTAG
- a CDS encoding sugar phosphate isomerase/epimerase family protein — protein MTNRFSLAHLTTLGCTPPEMTYLAARAGYDFVSLRPIYMGLPGEPNYALAENKQMMRETKEALAETGIQLLDIELARICDDVDPKKYVPAMEVAAELGGRHVLSSIWTNDRDLYMERFIELCELAKPFGLTIELEYVPIASVTNLAETLNVLRAANQENAGLMIDIHHFHRAGDKIEDLDAVPREWFRFLHLCDAPAKIPASKEEMIKILREERLYIGEGCIDIASIVERIPEIPYSIELPHNKRAQELGYEEHARRCLQTAKAYFEAYSFQKR, from the coding sequence ATGACAAATCGATTTTCCTTAGCCCACCTTACAACACTTGGTTGCACACCACCAGAGATGACTTACCTTGCCGCGAGAGCCGGTTATGATTTCGTCAGCCTTAGACCCATTTATATGGGTCTACCTGGCGAGCCTAACTATGCGTTAGCTGAAAATAAACAGATGATGCGGGAAACGAAAGAGGCACTTGCTGAAACAGGCATACAGCTTCTAGACATTGAGCTAGCACGTATCTGTGATGACGTTGATCCAAAGAAGTATGTACCTGCTATGGAAGTTGCGGCTGAACTTGGCGGGCGCCATGTTCTTAGTAGTATCTGGACGAATGATCGCGATTTATATATGGAGCGTTTTATTGAACTTTGCGAGCTGGCTAAACCGTTCGGACTAACTATAGAATTAGAGTATGTTCCTATTGCAAGTGTGACAAATCTTGCGGAAACTCTTAATGTTCTACGTGCAGCAAATCAGGAAAATGCTGGTCTTATGATCGATATCCATCATTTCCATCGTGCAGGGGATAAGATTGAGGATTTGGACGCAGTACCACGTGAATGGTTCCGATTTCTCCATCTTTGCGATGCACCTGCGAAAATTCCGGCATCAAAAGAAGAGATGATCAAGATTCTTCGTGAGGAACGTTTGTACATAGGAGAGGGGTGTATTGATATTGCGAGTATCGTGGAGCGTATTCCTGAGATTCCTTACTCAATTGAGCTGCCGCATAATAAACGCGCTCAAGAGTTAGGATATGAGGAACATGCGCGGCGTTGCTTGCAGACTGCAAAGGCGTATTTCGAAGCTTACTCTTTTCAGAAGCGTTAA
- a CDS encoding thiamine pyrophosphate-binding protein, with the protein MNNLISHQLVKYLEDRGVEHIFGLCGHTNIAVLTALENSSIKFVNVRHEQISAHMADGYARVKKQTAVLLSHLGPGLTNAATGVANAALDSIPMVVIAGDVPSHYYGKHPHQEVNLHADASQYEIYRPFVKRAWRVDRPDLFPEIMEKAFQLAESGNPGPVLVSVPMDIFSKEVDPALFEKLNHNTKMLNKPSIDEITARKIIETLVNAQNPLLYVGGGILLADAAQELRELVDHLNIPVAHSLMGKGAVSDDHPFTLGMTGFWGTKFINDKCKEADYIFALGTRFAEADSSSWESEYTFNFPPTKLIQIDIDPSEIGRNYPVEIGAVADLKQALTVLNRVAKELVPEGLQNEELKQEIASYREEFKKSNQKFITDNSFPMQPQRILEEVREVLPKDAYITTDVGWNKNGVGQQFPIYEAGSILTPGGFATMGFGAPAALGAKIAQPDKVVVSLVGDGGFGQNPALLATAAEENIPVVWIIMNNYAFGTIAGLQKAHYGTTLGTLFERDGNPYSPDYAAIAKAYGVEGIKIEAAEEFKPALQRAIESNKPVVIDVAMLNNPVPTSGHWNIMDIYSPDKKVHHVSV; encoded by the coding sequence ATGAACAATCTCATCTCTCATCAATTAGTCAAGTATTTAGAAGATAGAGGAGTCGAACATATCTTTGGTCTTTGCGGACATACAAATATTGCGGTTTTAACAGCTTTGGAAAATAGTTCAATCAAATTCGTTAATGTTAGACATGAACAAATATCTGCTCATATGGCTGATGGGTATGCGAGAGTAAAAAAACAAACGGCTGTTTTATTAAGCCATTTAGGACCTGGCTTAACGAATGCTGCTACAGGAGTTGCTAACGCAGCTTTAGATTCGATTCCAATGGTCGTGATCGCCGGGGATGTTCCAAGTCACTACTATGGTAAACATCCTCATCAGGAAGTTAATTTACATGCTGATGCTTCACAATATGAAATTTACCGTCCGTTTGTTAAGCGTGCATGGCGTGTGGATCGTCCTGATTTATTTCCTGAAATTATGGAGAAGGCTTTTCAATTGGCGGAAAGCGGAAATCCTGGTCCTGTCTTAGTATCAGTACCAATGGATATTTTCTCGAAAGAAGTGGATCCGGCGTTATTTGAAAAGTTAAACCATAATACGAAAATGCTTAATAAGCCTTCAATTGATGAGATTACAGCGAGAAAGATCATCGAAACGCTTGTAAATGCCCAAAATCCTCTCTTATATGTAGGTGGAGGGATTTTGCTAGCAGATGCAGCTCAGGAACTGAGAGAACTAGTTGACCATTTGAATATTCCAGTTGCTCATTCTCTTATGGGGAAAGGCGCTGTTTCTGATGACCACCCATTTACATTAGGGATGACAGGCTTCTGGGGAACGAAGTTTATTAATGATAAATGTAAAGAAGCAGATTATATTTTTGCCTTAGGCACTCGTTTTGCTGAAGCGGATAGCAGTTCATGGGAATCAGAATATACCTTTAACTTCCCGCCTACAAAATTGATTCAAATTGACATTGATCCAAGCGAAATTGGCCGGAACTACCCAGTCGAAATTGGAGCGGTAGCAGATTTAAAACAAGCGTTAACTGTGTTAAATCGTGTGGCAAAAGAATTAGTTCCAGAAGGATTACAAAATGAGGAACTTAAACAAGAAATTGCTTCTTATCGAGAAGAATTCAAAAAAAGTAATCAAAAATTTATTACAGATAATTCTTTCCCAATGCAGCCTCAGCGCATTTTAGAAGAAGTGCGCGAAGTCCTTCCGAAGGATGCGTACATTACAACAGATGTAGGCTGGAATAAAAATGGAGTAGGACAGCAGTTTCCAATATATGAAGCAGGCAGTATTTTAACACCTGGCGGTTTTGCTACAATGGGGTTCGGAGCTCCAGCGGCCCTAGGAGCAAAAATTGCTCAACCGGATAAAGTGGTTGTTTCGTTGGTAGGCGACGGCGGTTTTGGGCAGAATCCTGCCTTACTTGCAACAGCGGCTGAAGAAAATATCCCAGTTGTGTGGATTATCATGAATAATTATGCGTTTGGTACGATTGCAGGATTGCAAAAAGCCCATTATGGAACAACTCTTGGTACGTTGTTTGAAAGAGATGGAAACCCTTACTCTCCTGACTATGCAGCTATCGCAAAGGCTTATGGAGTGGAAGGAATTAAAATTGAAGCAGCGGAAGAATTTAAACCTGCTTTACAACGGGCCATTGAATCAAACAAACCAGTTGTCATCGATGTCGCTATGTTAAACAATCCTGTTCCAACCTCTGGACACTGGAATATAATGGATATTTATTCTCCGGATAAGAAGGTTCATCACGTATCTGTATAA
- a CDS encoding aldehyde dehydrogenase family protein gives MIKTTVKKAHPYINGEWVETNRESVLIKSPYSGEVVGEQVLATPEDVENALASAYASKKQIANIPSHERGKILKRAASLLEQGKERFAELISLELGKPLKNTLDEVSRSIETLELSGEEAKRLTGETLPGDASERGTKAIASTFRVPVGVVAAITPFNAPLNLVCHKVGPAFAAGNSVILKPAPQTALIATELLKLLLEAGLPKNAINMVLGGVEIGQQVVKDDRINVISFTGGVVAARNICELANMKKVLLELGGNASTIVHEDADLKRAATLCARTGFSNSGQSCISVQRIYVHQSIIPTFTDLLKEEVLKLKIGDPSLPDTDVGCLVDENAAKRVMNWINESIQLGATVVCGGKQHGATVEPTILLNPPKHSKVVCQEVFGPIVSIIPYETIEEAIAETNDSSFGLQTGLFTNKMDLAYKVAHSLEVGGVVINGTSNFRLDHWPYGGVKNSGIGREGPRYAIEDMTETKMIVLQLPINE, from the coding sequence ATGATAAAAACGACTGTAAAAAAAGCACATCCTTATATTAATGGGGAATGGGTTGAAACAAATCGTGAAAGTGTTTTAATTAAAAGTCCTTACTCCGGAGAAGTAGTTGGTGAGCAAGTACTCGCAACACCAGAAGATGTAGAAAATGCTTTGGCCTCTGCTTATGCATCAAAAAAACAAATTGCTAATATTCCTTCTCATGAACGAGGAAAAATTTTAAAGCGGGCAGCTAGCTTACTAGAACAAGGGAAAGAGAGATTTGCTGAGCTTATTTCTCTTGAATTAGGAAAACCTTTAAAAAATACGCTTGATGAAGTATCTCGCTCCATTGAAACATTAGAATTATCAGGTGAAGAAGCAAAACGCTTAACAGGAGAAACATTGCCTGGTGATGCTTCTGAAAGAGGAACGAAAGCGATTGCTTCTACTTTTCGGGTACCTGTTGGGGTCGTTGCTGCTATTACACCATTTAATGCGCCTCTAAATCTTGTTTGCCATAAAGTTGGCCCAGCATTTGCAGCAGGAAATAGTGTGATTTTGAAGCCGGCTCCTCAAACAGCGTTAATCGCGACTGAATTATTAAAGTTATTATTAGAGGCTGGGCTTCCTAAAAACGCTATCAATATGGTGCTTGGCGGAGTGGAAATTGGACAGCAAGTTGTAAAAGATGACCGCATTAATGTGATTTCTTTTACAGGCGGGGTAGTGGCTGCTAGGAATATATGCGAATTAGCTAATATGAAAAAAGTACTCCTTGAGCTTGGTGGAAACGCTTCTACTATTGTCCATGAAGATGCAGATTTAAAGCGTGCTGCCACTTTGTGTGCAAGAACAGGTTTCAGTAATTCAGGACAAAGCTGTATTTCTGTTCAACGAATTTATGTACATCAATCAATTATTCCAACATTTACGGACCTGTTAAAAGAAGAGGTATTAAAACTTAAAATTGGAGATCCTTCATTACCAGATACAGATGTTGGCTGCTTAGTTGATGAAAATGCAGCGAAACGGGTGATGAATTGGATCAATGAATCTATTCAGCTAGGAGCGACGGTTGTATGCGGAGGCAAACAACATGGTGCAACAGTAGAACCAACGATTTTATTAAATCCTCCTAAACATAGTAAAGTCGTTTGTCAGGAAGTGTTTGGACCGATAGTAAGTATTATTCCTTACGAAACTATTGAAGAAGCCATTGCAGAGACTAATGATTCGTCCTTTGGACTCCAGACAGGACTGTTTACAAATAAAATGGATTTGGCTTATAAAGTTGCCCACTCACTAGAAGTTGGTGGTGTTGTGATTAATGGAACGTCGAATTTCAGACTAGATCATTGGCCTTATGGCGGTGTGAAGAATAGTGGAATTGGGCGTGAAGGTCCTCGTTACGCGATTGAGGATATGACAGAAACAAAAATGATAGTATTACAGCTTCCTATTAACGAATAG
- a CDS encoding IclR family transcriptional regulator, protein MPLEKENGGQGIRTVQRALDILACFDEKQPQLNLTQISEKIGLAKSTTTRLLATLEQNGYVEKDLSTLKYKLGKQIYYLGHIAGKSIELKTIAKPIMEKLRDETKETINLHTLEGIYRVCIEQALGLNTISHSIKIGVKHPLWAGAGGKALLAFQNEEFIQMVLETAVNPRPQLMDELEEIKTVYFCSSIDEEEIGSSAVSAPIFDINGVVKASLSISGPTSRFSQENITNYQKIVKDAAFLISSKMGYVHQEKVL, encoded by the coding sequence ATGCCATTAGAAAAAGAAAATGGAGGACAAGGAATACGAACCGTTCAAAGAGCGTTGGATATTCTCGCTTGCTTTGATGAAAAACAACCCCAATTAAATTTAACTCAAATTTCAGAAAAGATAGGATTAGCTAAATCTACAACAACTAGACTTTTGGCAACCCTAGAACAAAATGGATATGTAGAAAAAGATTTATCAACCCTTAAATATAAACTTGGTAAACAAATTTATTATTTGGGTCATATAGCTGGTAAATCCATTGAGTTAAAAACTATTGCAAAACCTATTATGGAAAAATTACGAGATGAAACAAAGGAAACCATTAACTTACATACTTTAGAAGGAATCTATAGAGTATGTATTGAGCAGGCGCTAGGCCTTAATACGATAAGTCATAGTATTAAAATTGGAGTAAAGCACCCTTTATGGGCAGGCGCTGGAGGAAAGGCACTACTTGCTTTTCAAAATGAGGAGTTTATTCAAATGGTTTTAGAAACTGCAGTCAATCCTAGACCACAGTTAATGGATGAATTGGAAGAAATAAAAACAGTCTATTTTTGTAGTAGTATTGACGAAGAAGAAATCGGCTCTTCAGCTGTTTCTGCACCGATTTTTGATATAAACGGAGTTGTCAAGGCATCTCTTTCGATTTCTGGACCAACAAGTAGATTTTCTCAGGAAAACATAACAAATTACCAAAAAATCGTTAAAGATGCTGCTTTTTTAATTTCTTCTAAAATGGGTTACGTTCATCAAGAAAAAGTCCTATAA
- a CDS encoding DUF2935 domain-containing protein yields MNNNYTQNAIFEHTFWIQVLKDHSQFILDSLAEKEKEEIQIAKTFIQSFSTLLDNIKGPPYHIEKLTMEAKAQALALKEFKLSLLKKHLTTDFTIHLTPTFLNHMVNELDEYLLILSYLEKKQVPPIFHELHHHLLWTLDAAGHAGAISDSLDAVEKKLKQKSMQFSTHFEHFYLKAVELTGYLRTNLESFPALKKMNKDVRLEIELFQVFLHEIEELELSNEMLSTFSALMADHMMREECYYLTKLAQSTNTENPSCSPTSSNYK; encoded by the coding sequence ATGAATAATAACTATACTCAAAATGCAATTTTTGAACATACCTTTTGGATTCAAGTTTTAAAAGACCATTCACAATTTATCTTAGATTCTTTAGCAGAAAAAGAGAAAGAAGAAATACAAATAGCTAAAACGTTCATTCAATCGTTTAGTACTTTGTTAGACAACATCAAGGGTCCACCTTATCATATAGAAAAGCTTACAATGGAGGCTAAAGCCCAAGCATTAGCACTTAAAGAATTTAAATTATCCTTATTAAAAAAGCACTTAACAACTGACTTTACTATTCATCTTACACCTACTTTCCTAAACCATATGGTCAATGAACTTGATGAGTATTTATTAATTCTTAGCTACTTAGAAAAGAAACAAGTTCCACCCATCTTTCATGAACTTCACCATCATTTACTATGGACTTTAGATGCTGCAGGGCATGCTGGAGCTATTTCCGATAGTCTTGACGCAGTAGAAAAGAAGCTGAAGCAAAAGAGTATGCAGTTCTCTACCCACTTTGAACATTTTTATCTGAAAGCTGTAGAGTTGACCGGATATTTAAGAACAAATCTCGAATCCTTTCCCGCATTAAAGAAAATGAACAAAGACGTTAGGTTAGAAATAGAATTATTTCAAGTATTTCTTCATGAGATCGAAGAATTAGAACTATCAAACGAAATGCTCAGTACATTTTCTGCTCTAATGGCAGATCACATGATGAGAGAAGAATGCTACTATTTAACAAAATTAGCACAATCAACGAATACAGAAAATCCATCTTGTAGTCCTACCTCCTCCAACTATAAGTAG